One Vicinamibacterales bacterium genomic window, AGCGACATCGCCTCGGGCTTGCCGGTTTGGGCGCCAACGGTCATCGTGGCTGACGCCATGGCCGCGGCCATGGCGACGAAAGCGAATCGCTTCATGAACGCTCTCCTGACGTAGCTTCGGTCTCTTCCGAATCGAGCAAACCCTGCTGGGTGGGCGCGTCCAGCTTGCGCGCCACGGTTTCGAGCGGATCGATCAGCGGGATTTCCTTCGCGCTCCCGGCGCCGAGCTCGCGGAACCGGCGCGCCTTGACGAGCACGTTGTTCTCGAACGAGCCAACCACCCTGTTGAACGTCGAGAACGTCCCGTCCATTCTCTTGCGCAGATCTTCGAAGTGGTCCGCCATGGTCGCGATGCTTTCGTGCAGCGCCTTGCCCAGCCGGCTGATCTCTTCGGCGTTGATCGTCAGCCGCTCCTGCTTCCAGCCGAACGCGGCCGCCCGTAACAGCGCAATCAGCGTCAACGGGCTGGCGATGATGACGTTGCGGGTCACGCCGTAGTCGATCAGCAGCGCGTCCTGCTCGAGTGCGGCCATGTAGATCGCTTCGGCCGGCAGGAACAACACGACCATCTCCGGCGAGGCCGGGAACTGATCCCAGTAGGCCTTGGCGCCCAGCTTGGTGACGTGGTCCTTCACCTGGCGCACGTGGTCCGCCAGCTTCCCGCTCCGCACCCCGTCGTCTGAGGCGCCCTGGGCATCGAGAAACGCCTCGAGCGGCGCCTTGGCATCGACGACGATCGACCGGCCGCCGGGCAGGTTGATGATCAGGTCGGGGCGCAGGCGACCGGATTCCGTGAAGACGGTGGGCTGCTCGTCGAAATCGCAGTGCTCCATCATCCCGGCCAGCTCCACGACCTTGCGCAGCTGTACTTCGCCCCAGCGGCCGCGGACCCCGGGTGACCGCAACGCGCGCACCAGGTTCTGCGTTTCCTGCTGCAACTGCTGCTGCGTCTGGCCGACGAGGCTCAGCATGGTCCGCATGCTGGCGCTGTCGTCCACGCGCGACTTCTCGACTTCCTTCAGCTTGGCGTCAACCTGGATGAGCGTGTCTTTGATGGGGCCGACCAGCGACCCCAGTTCCTGCTGGCGGCGGCCCAGATCCAGCGCGGCCTCTTTCGAGACGTTGCCGATCTTCTGGTCGGCGAGCTTCAGGAATTCATCCGTGCTCGACTTGAGCGTGGCCGCGGCGAGGGCTTCGAACGATTCGCGCAGTTGGTCCTGCTGGCTGGCGCGGCTGCGGGATGCCAGCAGCCATCCGGCGGTAAAGCCGAACACCAGGGCGGCGACGACTGTGAGTGCGATGTCCAAATTACCTTGGGTCCTTCGTGGTGCCTTCGCGTCTGCCGCGTTCCGGTTAGGAGTGTAACCCGGATGCCAGAATTGACCAGGCGGGCTCGGCACGGCAGGGCGCGTCTTTCCTGTAACCCTCTCGTCTGCTTCGGGTTAGCATAACGATGCCCTCCCAGATGTGTCTGGAAGGGCCGTTGCACCAATGATTCGAGTGCTCCCATCTGTGAGCGAACCGACGGTCACCGCGGTTGACGGCTTCGGCCGCCGCACCCGCGGAATCGATCCGGAAAGCGAAGACGAGGTCGAATTCCTCGAGCTGTCGCCGGTCCTTGTCGAACACCCCGGTTTCGTGGCGGCGCTGGCTGACCGCGTGGCGCGGTTTGCCACCGTCCGGCACGCGTCCTACGTCCAGCTGCGCCGGCTCGACCGCCCCTCGGCGGATCGGCTGGTGCTGGTGTCGGACGACACCGCGGGCTGGCGGCTGTCGGAAATGCTGAGGGCCTCGGCGGCCGCCGGGCTGTCGCTCGACATCACGGTCGTGATCGGCCTGTTGCGGCAGTTGTTGCCGGCGGTTTCGCTATTCGGCCGTCACAATCGCGATGCCGCCATCGGCGCGCTGTCGCCGGAACGGCTGATCGTGACGCCGCAGGCGCGGCTGGTGATTGCCGAACATGCCTTTGGGCCCGCGCTCGAGAAGCT contains:
- a CDS encoding DNA recombination protein RmuC, which encodes MDIALTVVAALVFGFTAGWLLASRSRASQQDQLRESFEALAAATLKSSTDEFLKLADQKIGNVSKEAALDLGRRQQELGSLVGPIKDTLIQVDAKLKEVEKSRVDDSASMRTMLSLVGQTQQQLQQETQNLVRALRSPGVRGRWGEVQLRKVVELAGMMEHCDFDEQPTVFTESGRLRPDLIINLPGGRSIVVDAKAPLEAFLDAQGASDDGVRSGKLADHVRQVKDHVTKLGAKAYWDQFPASPEMVVLFLPAEAIYMAALEQDALLIDYGVTRNVIIASPLTLIALLRAAAFGWKQERLTINAEEISRLGKALHESIATMADHFEDLRKRMDGTFSTFNRVVGSFENNVLVKARRFRELGAGSAKEIPLIDPLETVARKLDAPTQQGLLDSEETEATSGERS